The following DNA comes from Syngnathoides biaculeatus isolate LvHL_M chromosome 18, ASM1980259v1, whole genome shotgun sequence.
TTCTCGCCACGGTCTGGGTTGGAACGGCCAGTCCTGACCCTGACTCATCATAGACAGTGTGACATCATAGCAGTTCAACAAAGCGTAAtgctcacacaaaaaaatacaaatgtgacatgAGAGATGAGGTTGTTCTTCCGTATTCAATTCCCTTTGCCCAAAAGTGACAATTTTGTGGTGACCTGCGCATGCAGCACAATGTTTCCAGATCCTTACTTGCGGTATCATATCAAAGTGTGTACTTCAGTGGGAGAGTgccgtgtttttattttggtatcATTCACAAGAACAATGCAGACCAAATGGAACTGTACATCTTTGTGGAAACTGGGCTTATTACAAAGTAATGTGCTTCTAAATGTTACTTAGTCTTTTGCAATGAagcgtttttatttttccaggaagttaaaaaaaaaaaaagagctgtttGTACTGTATGGCACTCACAAGAATGAGCCTTGAAGAAAACTATCTCCAGTCAAACTAACCTTCATAGGTTTTCAAGTATAAGATATGAGAAATAAAGTAAATTACGCAGCTAACTGACTGATAATCAAAAGCTGATTGTCAGTCAAAAGGTTTACATGTGTTCTCaaaggcatgtttttgtgaaaaagtgaCCGTCAAGCACCACACAAAGGATggaacaaaatcattttgaatatttgaattgCTGCTGTTGTCACACCAGTTCACTGTTAAAAACATCCCATTCGTGACTCCTGCCCCAAATGTCTCAGAAATGTACAATAGTTTCTTAAATACTTCACGAGTGTAGAGAGAAATCTTAATTTACAGTAACAAATTATTCAACCCTCAAGTACAGCTTTATATAAAATCCTGTGATTTACAACATGTTACCATCATATCTCTCTCAGTACTATACGTTATTTACATTCACTCAGTCTCCAGACTTACTCTATCTGTCTTTGGTTCCTGCTTTCAAATATCATCGATCTCCTCTGAGGCTGGTAGAAGCAGCTGGTTGATGTTTCCAGTCTCTGACCACTTTTTGGAATGGTCATTTTACTTTGGAGGGCAATCCCCTCTCCCGTTGGCTCTTTCACTGCTGAGTCCTCATTCAGGCTCTTGATGGATGACAGTAGCTTGCTGTCGTCACCTGACGGAGGATAATCCATGATGGGAAAAGGGGGACTCAACAGGATCAGACTCTGGGGTCTCTGCCGGTTTCTAAAAGACGGCCTTTGTAAAAGATTTGCCCTGTTGGGTTTGGGACAGTCAACAAACACTTCAAGACTGGGGGCGTGTCGCCTTGTGATGACCGGTAGTTCTGTCACGCTCGTTGTCCTCTCGTTCTGTGTTTGTTTCTCAACCTTCGGTTGGGACTGGTGTTTGGGCCCAGGGTCTTTGTTCTCTAATTCCTCCTTCAGATCAGACATGAGTGGGAGAGGGGCTGTATGACTTTTCTCTGTACTTGTTTTAGGATATTCCTTCTCTTGTTCCTTTCCTGACTCCATGTCACCATCTTTCCTGGAGGGAGGTATCTGACTATACTGCACCTTTGGAGGAACGACAGGTACGGCTTTGGCCTGGCACGTCTTTATCATGAAGGCCGTCCGGACTGATGATACACTGACAGGGGCCGAGTTTCGCCGCAAAGGGGCCTGGCGATCATTCAGGAACAAGTCCAACTCTGAGAGGAGCCCATTGTTTAGAGTCCCAGACAAACTCCTCGTACAGGAGGAAAACTCGTATGAAGGATGGCTTTGCTGATTTGAAATGTCCCGAATGCATCGAGGTCCCAAGTCCAAGTTAAGGGAGTATGGTCTATGCTTGCAAAGGTTGTGATCTTCTCTTTTCTCCGACCCTGGTGATTCATAAGACATCTGTCTATAAAAGTGTTGTgatgatttctgtttttttgttaccCCTTTTCCAGTCGGAGCTTGCATTCCATTGCTGGGGTTGACACCAGCCTGCAGAGAAGGCAAAAAGGTCCATTTAGCTTCATATTTGCTGCTGGATGTTTGAGGAATATTCCCTGACAAGCTCTTAGCCAGAGATGTTCTTTTTGATTGTTTGCTACTGGATGATGGGAATGAGGTCCGTTCCTCATCCGAGTTCAGTGTTACCTCTTGAGAGCTGAACGGCATTTGCTGTTTGAATAATTCATCCACATCTGGTGAGTGCAGAGGACTGGTGACCCACTGCTTGTTCGAACTGAGGTCTTCCCATGATTCCACCAGGTCCAGCTCTTCAGAGTTTCCTGCACATCCTTCGTCATCCTCATGGATTGGCAGCTCCAGAGAGTTGGGTCTCTCTTCCAAACATACGGAAAACCTTGAAATAACTTCAGGAATTTTCTCTTCATCACCTGAGATGATTTGGTCCGCTTCAAGACTTTCACATTCCTCAGATTGTCTTTGGCCGTCATTTGCCGCTAAGGTGCCGCCACCAATCAAAGAGTCAGTTGAAATAGCTTTAACTTTACTTACACACAGTTCCTTTAAAGGAGGTTGGCACTTTTCACTGTAAGCGAAATCTTTATTCAAAGGTGTGATTTTTGGAAACATCGGCTGAACCTTCTTATCAGCTTCATCCAGTGCACGGCTGACAATTTGTATCTTTTCATTGACCCTAACATTATTTTTATGGAGTGAAAATAGGATATCTGACTCTGAAGGTTGTTTCTTTGATGATTCAGACCTGGAGGAATTAACATAATCATTGAGAGAGGTATTTGAAGACTGGTCTTTACAGAACATGGACAGTGACGGAGAGCTACGACTTCTTTTTGACTTTACATCCATGGTTAGCCTCTTATTTTCGGAAGGCAAACCAGAATCACAAATCTTATCCAGTTGGCTAATTTCAGGTTCGGTTATCTTCAGCTCATGATGGCTGTCGTACCGGAGCTCCTTTGTGATGCATAATTCCTTATCCTGAAattataaagaaagaaagaaacaaacaaaaattgcagAACAAATAACCACAGCGGTCTCACAAAATCACAAGGTACtcaaacatttgtttaaaatacttttttcagtgATACTAACAACAGATTATTTACCTGTGGAGGAGGGATTTGCTGATTGTCCATATTTTGCCCACTAAAGGGTGTTGGAGCTGTGGTTCCGTTCACAACCAAAAACTCTTCCAGTTGAGTGTTACTCATCAGTTCCTGGCCATTCTGGAGAAGTTCTTTCCATTTATCTGAGTACAAAGCACAATTTCAATAACTACTGGTACTCATTGATTTCTGACTTATGCAATCACACTACGACCTCAAAATAGGCAAGAAAAAGCCAACGCTGATATTAGCGTATGAAGTATGTCAGAAATGTTTCAGTGTCACAAAAGATATATTTCAAATGCAAAGTACAAGTTGTAGTTGTCGAAATCCCACTGGAGTGGCTTTTCCAGCCTTCTTTGGTTTAACGTCATGTATCCCTGGAAGGATTCTTTCGGGATCCATTGCAATTCCTTCATCACGCCCATCTTGATCTCctccacatttttaaaactgatcATCTTGATCACCCCTCTGACATTGTGAAAGagtaaaaaaagacaaggagGGGGGTCGGGCGAATGTGGAGGTTGCTCCAGCATGCTGATGTTCTTCTCAGCCAGGAACTGCCTTGTCATGGTGAAGCACCCATGAGTTGTCCTGCTAGAAATCCTGCCTCTTCTTGGCTTGTGCACCGAATGAATCAAACTCCACAGAACGAATCAAATGCCAGATTTGTATATGCGCTGGTTGATTTTCTGGTCTCCATTGAAGGATAAATCTCGTAATTTGTAATTTGGGTTTGTACCAtatcttttgtgacaccagtTGTGAGACTTTTCTGAGAGACCTTGTCAGAGTAATCAGtcacaaggaaggaaggaagaaaagacaTGACGAGATGTGGCTACACTTGGAACAGATTTGTAGTTGTTAAGGGACCTGCATTCTAAAATGGATTTAAAGAAGAAGCTCTTACCCTTTGGCGGTACACACGAGGCCAACTCCAATGATTTTTTCTTCTCGGTTTCATCTCTCTTGTCAGGTTCCATTTCGGGACACGTgttgttttttccaccactgcTCTGCTCTGAGGTTTCTCTGTAGGGTTTTAGGGTTGCTGCAGTCATTCTGTCCTTAGCAAGCCCCCTGCACGGCGTGCTATTTGAACTGATAACGGCCGACACGCGTAGCGGTACTGACACAGCGAAAGGCTCCGATATGTTGACGGCTCTTCGCTGATGCCTCGGCGATGACTCCAGTGGAAAGAAGTTTCCCGGAAAGGAAGGTCGAGAGGAGCTGTTGTAAGAGGAACCTGAGTACAGCATCCTTCTGTTTTTAGGAGATGTAGGTTTGTAGTTGCTTGGGTCATCTCCTTTGAACACCTTGAGCTGCTCTGGTAGTGTTTTTTGAGTGGTTGCCGAAGCACCCGATGGCCCGCCCTTTTGGCCCGAGCCAGAGTTCCATCCGCCTGTTCCGCTGCCAGATTTTTTCTCCTTAAACTCCCAATTTTGCTCATGTTCCCTCAAGTCATAAAGTGAATCAGATCCCAAAGTTCTTGATTTTACATCTGGAACAAAAATGTTGCCTTGTCCTCCTGATGGACTCTTTCCAGTTCTGTCGTCATCTGGAAACAACAGGAGGTGAACCAAATACTATTACTGTTGAGACTTCCACCGATGTTTCGTTTTACTTGTGAAATACTTTACCTGTTGGCAAGGAGCACAGTGACTCCATGCTTCTAGATGGTCGAAGAGATGCCTTTTCTGAGGGCGAATTGTATAATATTTGCACGTGGTTACAGATCATTACATGAACTTGTAAATACCTTTTTACCTCTGATTTACAGAGCTCATGACAAACCAGTAATGATCTTTGGGTTGAGCACTGATAGGTTGGATTCCCATCTGTGATTGCTGAGACATTTGTCAAGTTCATGATCAATGAGGTTATGTTGTTTCTGTCTCCGAGCAATGGAGGTGCAATGGATTACAGCACTCAGCACCATCCAGTAGATGGCGCAATTTATTCAGGCTACACTAATGAAGTAGATGTTCAAATTGCCTCCCTcacaaaagaagaacaaaaaatgttggaaaaaatggGATGTTTTGTGTTGCTGGCCTGGACTGGCCACGAGGCTGCTGTCACAAAGGGACAAACTTATTCCTCAAAAAGAATCATTGGGCTGAAGCTACTGGTGCTTGAGTCAGTTGGCTTTAGCATTTTGGTTTAGCTCTGACCCTCGGGGTCTGCTACACTCCTGCTGTTTAGTAAGTTTAAACATAGCAATTGTTTAATTTTGAAGAGAAGCTGAACAATATATTGCTTGGGCATCGTCAATGCCATGTACATCTTTGCAATAGTCACAGATTGCAGGGTCCTGCAATGTTGGCATATTCACATTCAGTGAATCAAGTATTATATTAATATGTGACCCGCAGAGAGATCGAGTTGGACATGGGAGTTAGACTAGCATTGATGTTATGGTAAATTATAACCCTTTAAACAACACACACAGTGCAGTCAATAATGTCATATGCGGTAGTTATACAACATTCAGTTTCTAATAACTATGAATGAGGACACGCCCCATTCCACACATACATTTACTGTTTTGATCCTTAATATGTAACGAAAGAATGTGTTGCAACAATTTACACTTGGGATGAATCTGAGTGGACGGTGTAATAGACCATTGTCAAGGGAAAAACGTAACTGTACAGAATTTATACAGGGAATaaagatttcattttgaaaaaaaaccttttaaaatgtaagaaatctattcaaataaaataagctAAGTTTAATTCGTAACCGTGCATTAATTTCCCTTACTGTTGATTGTGAAAATTTTTTGGAATGTCATTCATAATACGAACTTTGTTTTTGGACTATGCTGTTGAATAATGATGGATTTGTGCAATGATATTGCATTATATGTTTGTGatgctgcaaatgtttctgTAAAGGACGAGTTGTCCATGTTACTGTTACAGTTGTGGGACACTAACCTGTTAACCCTGGAGCTCGAATGAACACACTTCCATTCCGGCTCAGTTTTCCTTTGGAGTCCACAGAGCGTCCCAAGTTAAAGATGGATTTCCATTTCTTGGATTTACCGGACAGTTTTCTCCTAAAAGGTAAACAGTTGTTGCTTCACCAAATTCTCATGAATAACGCACATATGCAGACATTTGTTGTTCTCCCCCCACACCCACTCCCACCcagatgtttgtgtgttttgaaaaCTGTGACATACTTGCTGTCTAAGTCTATGACAGTGTGGTAGAGCATGGCAGTGCTGGTGTCAGGCAGACTGTTCTCTCGTTGGCGTTCTTTATGCACGGGATGATTTGGACTTAGGGAGCGGGCTTGGGCTTCTTCCAGGCTCATCAGTTTCATCGGTCCACACTGACTGCTGATTGGAAGCGTGGCGTACTTCTCTCCACACATCAGACTTAACCCTGTTGAAGTAAAATAGGGCATGTTTTCGTTCACCTTTTCAGGGCCCATTTGTATTAGGTAACTTTCATACCTTCTTTTGGTTTGATTTGCACAGATTCGCTGTTGAAAATCTGATCTGTGTGGTTTAGAATGAACTCCACCACTGACTGCTGTATTCTCACCTCCTGGAAAGCCATGTCTCCATTACCAGAAGTGGCCTCTATTGTTTTGGATCTATGAAAATAAATCACGTATTTAgtcttgtgggaaaaaaaaaaggtcagaatCTGATTGTTCTTTATTTTGCTTGAGCCAAACGCACCTCAACAGATTAGGAGCCCAAACCAAGGCTAGATTGCGTGTATGCATGTTTGTCTGGGCACTCAAAGTGGCCAGACGGGCCAAATGCTTGGTGAGGTACTCCAGAGTCCTAAAGGCAGTTGAGAAGCACTCAATCTCTCACTTATGACAACACTATGAGttaaatgaaatatgaaatgacaTTAGGTTCTGTCGTTCACCTGAAGTGAGGGGTCGGCAGTTGCTTAACAATCTTTTGAACGTGTAGAAGTCTTTCATGATCACCACACACTGAGGCCACTTCctgcgtgtaaaaaaaaatgtcacgttttTACCCCACTCTGTGCTGTTCTTGGAGTCTAAACTAAATTCCTGAGCTTGTGTGAACAAAGTAAGCTCCCCTCCTAGCACGAGCTGGACACTGGTGTGAAAGTAAACCTTTCTGGGAGCATGTCTGGTGGCAAATTTCCAAGAAAAAATGGCAACATTAAAGCCTTGGATGACAGATATATACCCTAAAAGCTTCCAGGAAGGTTATTGGAGAtagaggggaagtaaaaaaaaaacaacaacaaaaaaaaaaacaccatcaaaTAATATAGTATCACACTTACGATGCCAaatcaaacacaaaacacagatCTGGAAACCTGAgttatggacaaaagtattgggacacctgAGAGTTTACAGTTCGTGGCCCTTGTTTGCATTTACAAACGCTTCCTCTCTTTGGGGAAGACTTTCTATGGTTGTTTGTTGAGAGGCCACAACACATGGAAAGGAACACATGGCTGCCAAAACATTGTTACTGCCCATCCCAGGGTTAGGTGTTCGATGAGGTTGCGGTCGGGGCTCTCAAATTCTTCCACAGCAAACTTACAGTATGTAAGCATGTCTGACTGCGTGGACTGCAGCACATAAATTGCCTTCCCAAATTCTCCCACGAATATGGACGCGCAAGATTTGCAATTTTGCATGAAGTAGCCCAAAATCCAGACCGATATATTCATTGATTGAATGGTGTGCGTCAATATTTTTGTACATATAGTGCACCCAGGTGTGTAGCTCAAGGCCTGAGGGCCAGATCCAGCTCCTTGGATCACTTTAAGTCCCACTAAACCAAATAAAGTGTCCATTGCATgcttcttcttttaattttggTAGAAAATCCGCGTAGAAAATGAAGTTTCGCTTCCCTTTTAACTGATATTACAAGCACTTTTTTCCCACCGACATCCTTCTTAtcataaattgaaaaataattgtacACCGATTGTACATATTTGGATGACACATTTTTCCatgaattcatatttaaaaatcaattactTTTTATATGATGCTACATAAGTCGATAGAGTACAAActggaaaattaaaattttatattGGGCAGACTCCACAAACAACCTGTATCTAttatttgtgttctttttaCTCATTATTTTAGTTGGAGATAAAAACACGACAAGCAAGGGAATACACAGTTAATGAACATGTGAGTGTACTGGAACTGACAAAAAAGTATGACACCTATTTGATGCTGCTTTGTGTTTGgaatttactgttttttttttgtaacaccgTGAGAGTGTGAGTTCATTAATAAAACCAATATGAATAATACACATTCGACTTGAGGAAGTTAGGCTTAATAAAGGCTCTTGAAAAAAAGGCGAAATTCGCATCAGAGCTTTGTACCAAGAGTGTGAGTGCAGCGGCATACTCACGGTGAATTTGCTGTATAACTCATATGTGAGCAGAGGATTTGGTAGCTCCCTGAAGTACAGCTTGCATAAGGAACCCACACAGTGGATGTCCTGGAGGTACACTTCCTTCGTAAGGTCAGGGCACGCCTCGGCACTGAATTCCTGtctacgcgcacacacacacacacagaaatgatAAATGATGGCGAAGGCGCGAAACGATCAAGTCAACTCTTTCTGTCGTAACGATATGAGAAAGCAAGGAAAGTGTGCCCCACCAGCGTGAAGTTATGCAGTGATTGAAGTCATTTGGTGACCCCCGATATGCAACAGGCGATGTACCTGAGCCGCTGGATGTTTGAGGTGACCCCCGACAACCTGTAGATCCCATGCACAATCCCGTGCTTCTCAATGAACTCTGCACATTTCAGCAGAACCTGAGGGACTTAAGTGTAAAAAGTGTTCGTGTTAGTCCAATATGCTGAAACGGGGCcacttttctccaggtatttgCACTCGGTGAAAGCCAATGGCAGTTTATGTCATATGAAATGTGGCCAAGTGACGGACAAAGGGGAACGCTGCACATGCTGCTTTTAATGGTATGGGCTTGTTTTCTTCCCTTAGGGTTTGTGATTGTAGGTGGCCTTTGACAGGAAGTTaaaaatggtttgtttgtttcagagGAAGGTTGACACACCCAGTCCTTGTAGCGGGTATTACTTACGACATTTCCTCTAATAGAAAAAGGCTACAAGTGACCGAAACGACTTTCCGCGCTTACAGTGCATCACCTTAAGTTTGGCCGCTTTAGTTGGGACTTTGTCTCACtactttaaaaagaaacaaaacaaaacaaaaaaaaaacagatcccttgcttttttaaatgagaacatTGTTCTAGTTCATGTCCATGCAATTTGTGTACCGTCTGAGCCACAGACAATTACAACTTTTAACTACGCCCTCACTTGCATATGTCTTACTGTGAAGACCTGCTATTTTTAGACAATGCTTCATTTTTCTTCTACCTCTGACTCAAATAGTCTTCCAGTATAGTCTCGTGTTTGACTTGACGGACTCTAAGTTGTGTGCTTGTGGTGAAAAGATGCATGATGACTAGTGTCACGACTCACAACTTTGATTTATGGCATCAGTTTCTTCTCTCAGACGTCAACACAGGGACACGCTTAACGGCTGCTCcagcatttttcatgttttaggcttttgcatattttttttccaacattacATCTTAAAAGTGAACAAATGTACAACATTTTCTCCTTGCGGACGTGACTTAAGGTGTCAGCTTGACTTCTTAAAGTGcctctgtcatgaaatggatgatttttagtatgttattaatgaaaaaaaaaaaacgcagccgGTATGGGCCCATCAGTttattcaccacaaaacatgattttgatgtatatggtttttgtaactcccgtcatgaaaatgggatttgttttcgacaagaagcaggaagtgatgttggaGCCAGTAGCGCGCTTAAGCGGACTCGTaagtttctattagttttacctgcgagaaggtagctcgttgttccttcgtgttagacaaaattccggctcgttgcattgctggttattgctcgaacactcgggaggatggatttaccctaaataattttccaagaaacccggttcattgtgaagaatggattgcacgggtgcaaaggacgagagcttcgtgggttccaaatgacgggtagGTGCGTATAgagctacgaaaaaaaaaacaatagttggggggaggacgtaatcctttcagaacgtaacaaaagatccgcgtccgtaagtcagaggtgctaaatgtgttgatgtgaaCCATCGGCACCGTGtctgccgatcacggcttcggccgagcttccgtgtcccacaagccgccgaagccgtgcctcgtggacgagcatggcttcggccgggctggctcatacatcctgtctgggagtttgttgttagtttgaagtattccgcatatcatctaaatatggctcgaaaaaatagggtaatattgccccggacacttcactcgattgtgagatattctcttcttcgaaaagagcttccgtgtctgaaggggcgtgtcccatagtagggtccacagcgtgttttcaatggcaaatgtccaggtgacgtcacagacagaagatatggcgaccacttggatgtcgaatgacacttccgcaactttgcacatggatgacgcgatctccgctcatatttattttttcggatagtcattgaagtgaataatgtcatatgtatttttcatttcaatacctattttagaatgtttatagggatgacacttgacctttaatatcGGTGCAATTACACTCATGAAATTTTACATCGAACATCGTTGAGCAAGTTactgtttttggggttttgggaGTTCACATTTACAACACGACATAATTTGGGGTTTAATctgattaaatttaaaatatgtcataatatacatatacactagTATGGAAAACAATAAGGCCAACGTtagatttattgtttttgcaaTGCTATGACTATACAGTGTACTAAACAATTTTAGTCAAGTACAGACGTCCACCAAAGAACTGTTAACACATATATGCAGGAACTTTTTAGGTATCACAAAATTTTGGTGAATGGAGGAGTGTGTACTCATTCCCAAATAAAGCACTGTCTCGGCACCTTTGTCCAGATTTGGATTATTTCTTCCATGTGCCACTCCTCAATAAATACTCATAGTTGGGTATTTGTGTAAGACCCCACAAATTGTAGGTGGCCTAATCACTGTTTTATGGTCAAATTGTCTGTTGTGGAAAAGGTCATTCAAACAACTCGTTTGCTTTTTgctgttattgtttgttgtcacatGCATTTGTTTCCCCAAAATGATGCATTACATACAGTAGATATCAACAGTGGTATATTTTATAGTTAGTGCATGGGAGAAATCTCTGAATGAAAATGCTATATTATTTCTAACAGAATAAAATTACTGGGAGTCTTCAAAGAATTTCTGAGAGTTGCTTGAAattgaaatataaaaacaaaagacactaAAAACCTTTTCTGAGTGATCTGTAGTCTGGCTATTTAGTTATGTATTACTTCCTATACGAGCAGGATTACACAACAACTACATAACTGCAGAAGTGATGTGTGCAGAGGAAATACGGATAAAAATGATGATAAAGAAATGTATGGATTCACTTTATTCCTCTGCCCCAAACAATAGTTGTGTCCCCTTGTTTGTCAATTCCCAtcatttttaccccaaaaaatggtAGTCGTTTGCGACATTCTCATTCCCTATATATGAGAAATAGATCCCGCTAACTAATTATGTCGCTCCACATTCTATTCTCCATTTGGCTTTTAAGTGGATAAAATTGATTTCCCAAATCAAGAATTAAGTCATCCTCCCTGACCCACGAAGTGGTTTACTAACATTTAGATTCACAGATACAATTACAATGAGCCAAANNNNNNNNNNNNNNNNNNNNNNNNNNNNNNNNNNNNNNNNNNNNNNNNNNNNNNNNNNNNNNNNNNNNNNNNNNNNNNNNNNNNNNNNNNNNNNNNNNNNTTACAATTCCTTTGAATTGGGATTATTGAACAAAGCGTGCAGGGCATCGGCAGTCCTGACATGCATTATTCAAAAGAGGTtgaatggatttgttttttctaaCCCAAACTTAACCCACTCAACAAGTGCTCATCCTGAAGTCTGGATAAACAGTGAGGGTTGcagtgtcaggaagggcatgtgGCATAGACGCGTGGTGTAGGCTGAAGCTCGGAGTAGGAGGGAGCACGCCTAACTTCAATACATCGTGGAGGCCTCCTTTGCACAATATTACTTATTGTTGCCTCGTTGCTGTGTGAAAAAACACACGTCAGTGCGTTTTCTTCTATGTTGGATTTCGACAATTACTTCTTCAGGGTCGACAGACTGTAGGGATCAAAACTGAgaaccagaatgtttaaatttgaatgattcTGGGACAGGGGAATGTTAGTCACAGTTCCATTCAGTTCTTGATTCTAGTTGGTCAACAATAGTCGATACTGCAACTCGCTGGATTACTGTTTTGTTGGTGTAATCCCTGACAGACTCCATTTCATCAGAAGTAAATGTATGTAAGATATAATATTGGGTTGAAggataccatccatccatccatccatccatccatccatccatccattatctaccgcttttctgacactattatttcaaattgtcttcGTGGTAATTCACAACAGAGAGTTTACAAAGTTCTGTACAAAGTTTTGTTCGACAAAAcggacaaaagacaaaaaaaagctaCGTTTAAGACCGAGAGGCCTGCAGTATGTGACCTTCTAAAAAAGACCCTTCAATGCACACTCTACCTCAGTTTGCACaactacattcattcattcatcttctgtactgcttatcctcacaagggccatggggtgttggagccaatgccaacaccctgaattggctgccagccaatcgtagggctcATGggtacaaacaaccattcgcactcacattcaaatcTACAGGCAAGTCTTCAATTTACcgactgtgcatgtttttggcatgtgggaggaaacctaggtacctgcagaaaacccacactgggcATACAAACCCAACAGAGGCgatgccagatttgaacccgggtgcAAAGAAGTATGAGGCTGATGAGCTAACCGCTCgctcaccgtgccaccctgcaCAACATTTGTTAATCATTTTACACAGTCCAGACCATTTTATCAATTATGACCCAGCAGTGAATTAATATTGTCCCATTTCCACACCAAATCAATTTATGGTCATTGGTGTCCAATTGCCCTCATGTTGCCTCCTGTTTGGTGGGGACAGGCAATGCATGCAAACGATTGTTGTGATTCTAGGAACTGGTGGGGGATAGCGGTACAGGCCAACTGGCGCTGCACAGACTTGCATAGTTAACACAGCTTGCAAGAGCCTTGGCCTTGTTGCTGATATAATGTCGTGGCTCACTGGGTCACTATGAGTTCCTAATGACCCAAACAAATACATCCTCTATCCCGGTGCTTTTCAGCTGCCTGCCTTTGCTGCCTCTGATTCTGTTTTCCCAGTTCGTGCCATTGCATGTGCCATTGTTGATGGGGGGACCTTCACAACTAATTACAGGCAATTATGGTGCTCAAGGTCACTCCGTTAGCATGTGAATATCTTTTAATTGGGTTTGTGCTATCAATTCAAGCATGAGACAAATGGAAAACTAACTCCTTAATTAGATTTTCATCTTAATCTCAGTTGCCATCATCTCAATCTAAACTACTTCAactaaattacattttctagaaaaattaa
Coding sequences within:
- the arhgap31 gene encoding rho GTPase-activating protein 31, which produces MHFPQVLLKCAEFIEKHGIVHGIYRLSGVTSNIQRLRQEFSAEACPDLTKEVYLQDIHCVGSLCKLYFRELPNPLLTYELYSKFTEVASVCGDHERLLHVQKIVKQLPTPHFRTLEYLTKHLARLATLSAQTNMHTRNLALVWAPNLLRSKTIEATSGNGDMAFQEVRIQQSVVEFILNHTDQIFNSESVQIKPKEGLSLMCGEKYATLPISSQCGPMKLMSLEEAQARSLSPNHPVHKERQRENSLPDTSTAMLYHTVIDLDSKRKLSGKSKKWKSIFNLGRSVDSKGKLSRNGSVFIRAPGLTEKASLRPSRSMESLCSLPTDDDRTGKSPSGGQGNIFVPDVKSRTLGSDSLYDLREHEQNWEFKEKKSGSGTGGWNSGSGQKGGPSGASATTQKTLPEQLKVFKGDDPSNYKPTSPKNRRMLYSGSSYNSSSRPSFPGNFFPLESSPRHQRRAVNISEPFAVSVPLRVSAVISSNSTPCRGLAKDRMTAATLKPYRETSEQSSGGKNNTCPEMEPDKRDETEKKKSLELASCVPPKDKWKELLQNGQELMSNTQLEEFLVVNGTTAPTPFSGQNMDNQQIPPPQDKELCITKELRYDSHHELKITEPEISQLDKICDSGLPSENKRLTMDVKSKRSRSSPSLSMFCKDQSSNTSLNDYVNSSRSESSKKQPSESDILFSLHKNNVRVNEKIQIVSRALDEADKKVQPMFPKITPLNKDFAYSEKCQPPLKELCVSKVKAISTDSLIGGGTLAANDGQRQSEECESLEADQIISGDEEKIPEVISRFSVCLEERPNSLELPIHEDDEGCAGNSEELDLVESWEDLSSNKQWVTSPLHSPDVDELFKQQMPFSSQEVTLNSDEERTSFPSSSSKQSKRTSLAKSLSGNIPQTSSSKYEAKWTFLPSLQAGVNPSNGMQAPTGKGVTKKQKSSQHFYRQMSYESPGSEKREDHNLCKHRPYSLNLDLGPRCIRDISNQQSHPSYEFSSCTRSLSGTLNNGLLSELDLFLNDRQAPLRRNSAPVSVSSVRTAFMIKTCQAKAVPVVPPKVQYSQIPPSRKDGDMESGKEQEKEYPKTSTEKSHTAPLPLMSDLKEELENKDPGPKHQSQPKVEKQTQNERTTSVTELPVITRRHAPSLEVFVDCPKPNRANLLQRPSFRNRQRPQSLILLSPPFPIMDYPPSGDDSKLLSSIKSLNEDSAVKEPTGEGIALQSKMTIPKSGQRLETSTSCFYQPQRRSMIFESRNQRQIE